A stretch of Parvimonas micra DNA encodes these proteins:
- a CDS encoding winged helix-turn-helix transcriptional regulator: protein MSTIYDKCPYVTTQKVLQGKWAIVVLYHLSTGTKRFNELERLIPEVTRTVLTRQLRQLEQDKLIKRKVFAEVPPHVEYSLSTLGTKFQKVLNEIEIFGLDYISELNKINNLKNK, encoded by the coding sequence ATGTCAACTATTTATGATAAATGCCCTTATGTTACTACTCAGAAGGTTTTACAAGGAAAATGGGCAATTGTAGTTTTATATCATTTAAGTACAGGTACTAAAAGATTTAATGAACTTGAAAGATTAATTCCTGAAGTTACTCGAACTGTTTTAACAAGGCAATTGCGTCAATTAGAACAAGATAAATTAATCAAAAGAAAAGTTTTTGCTGAAGTACCTCCTCATGTTGAATACTCTTTAAGTACATTAGGTACTAAATTTCAGAAAGTTTTGAACGAAATAGAAATTTTTGGACTAGATTATATTTCTGAACTTAACAAAATTAATAATCTAAAAAATAAATAA
- a CDS encoding nuclear transport factor 2 family protein: MKSEIMKVYNAYTEALLKGDFKSVFETMSDNIVWHMGGEGPLSGIVKGKEALGERLGEFTKRSNGTFRVITNWAASNDCFVVASVVSLAEKEDEKLNDPGIDLFRIENGKIQEVWTFAEQQEEEDKFWK, translated from the coding sequence ATGAAAAGTGAAATTATGAAAGTATACAATGCTTATACAGAAGCATTATTGAAGGGAGATTTTAAATCGGTTTTTGAAACAATGTCTGATAATATTGTATGGCATATGGGAGGAGAAGGTCCACTTTCAGGAATTGTTAAAGGAAAAGAGGCATTGGGAGAACGTTTAGGAGAATTTACCAAAAGAAGCAATGGGACATTTAGAGTAATTACAAATTGGGCTGCAAGTAATGATTGTTTTGTTGTTGCAAGTGTTGTTTCTTTAGCTGAAAAAGAAGATGAAAAACTAAATGACCCTGGTATTGATTTATTTAGAATAGAGAATGGAAAAATACAAGAAGTATGGACTTTTGCAGAACAACAAGAGGAAGAAGATAAATTTTGGAAATAG
- a CDS encoding carbon-nitrogen hydrolase family protein translates to MKIGLVSYEFNNGEIEYNIKKIEKAIISDNGKADLLCFGETFLQGFDSLSWNYEIDKNIAITKDSFIMDKLKNLSEKYNIDLGIGYIEREREQIFSSFVVIEKGKIIHNYRRITKNWKEYSITDEHYCEGKISASFIYKNREFKIALCGDMWICPEKFKTNGILLWPVYCNFTKEEWENTEQSDYAKQSKLVSDNVLLVNSITKEEPISVGGAYYFKNGKIEKSLELDKEDILFVEI, encoded by the coding sequence ATGAAAATAGGATTGGTTTCTTACGAATTTAACAATGGAGAAATTGAATATAATATTAAAAAAATAGAAAAGGCGATTATCTCTGATAATGGAAAAGCTGATTTGCTTTGTTTTGGAGAAACTTTTTTACAAGGATTTGACTCGCTTTCTTGGAATTATGAAATAGATAAAAATATTGCAATTACAAAAGATTCTTTTATAATGGATAAACTAAAAAATCTTAGTGAAAAATATAATATTGATCTTGGTATCGGATATATCGAAAGAGAAAGAGAGCAAATTTTTTCTTCTTTTGTAGTAATTGAAAAAGGAAAAATAATTCACAACTATAGAAGAATTACTAAAAATTGGAAAGAATATTCAATTACCGATGAACATTATTGTGAAGGAAAGATTTCAGCATCTTTTATCTATAAGAATAGAGAATTTAAAATTGCACTATGTGGCGATATGTGGATTTGTCCTGAAAAATTTAAAACAAATGGAATTTTACTTTGGCCTGTGTATTGTAATTTCACAAAAGAGGAATGGGAAAATACTGAACAATCCGATTATGCAAAGCAATCTAAATTGGTATCAGATAATGTCCTTTTGGTAAATTCAATCACAAAAGAAGAGCCAATAAGCGTTGGTGGGGCATATTATTTTAAAAATGGAAAAATTGAAAAGAGTTTAGAGTTGGATAAAGAAGATATTTTATTTGTAGAAATATAA
- a CDS encoding S9 family peptidase, with translation MKSIKIDEFKNFKFLGNLHLSKDEKNLFYSVSNMNLEKNSYEHRIYKMDLETKKSFVFTNGAKESSFIELLDGSILFASDREDKKEDSDITKFYRICPLGGEAVLDFTIPALVNRIKQINDDEFLVLANFNRTKELEKIEKEEEKEDSKEKTYDDSKDYLVATEIPFWGNNIGFTNEDRSRLYLFNKNTSELIPLSDDITDIYGLEINENKTKAVFIATSYTGKMPLVNEVKILDISSKAVDILAKDYSFEYANFIDNENIVVKASDMQEYGLNENSNIYIININNKSFEKIVNDNFDMCMHNSVGTDMRLTGGKSTLVKDGFMYFINTEVNSSYIYRIDKNGNLERLNEKSGSIDCIDVSKDGKIYAIALKDSNLQDVYEISREEENRISFHNDTTEYSLSEIEEITFTNDGIGFIGYVMKPVDYDPEKKYPGVLHVHGGPKTVFGKVFHHEMQFLANNGYFVFFTNPRGSDGRGKEFADIRGKYGEIDFDDLMKFTDSVIKNYPALDEERLAIMGGSYGGFMTNWAIGHTNRFKAACSQRSISNMTSEFLLTDIGYYFIDDQISATPWNNYEKLWYHSPLKYANKAQTPTLFIHSDEDYRCWIPEGIQMFSALKYHNIPARLVMFKGENHELSRSGKPMHRIRRLKEILEWFDNYLK, from the coding sequence ATGAAAAGTATAAAAATTGATGAATTTAAAAACTTTAAATTTTTAGGAAATTTACATTTAAGTAAAGATGAAAAAAATCTATTTTATTCCGTTTCTAATATGAATTTAGAAAAAAATTCTTATGAACACAGAATATATAAAATGGACTTGGAAACTAAAAAGTCCTTCGTTTTTACTAATGGTGCTAAGGAAAGTTCTTTTATTGAACTTTTAGACGGTTCTATTCTTTTTGCAAGTGATAGAGAAGACAAAAAAGAAGACTCAGATATAACTAAATTTTATAGAATATGCCCTTTAGGTGGCGAAGCTGTTTTAGACTTTACTATTCCTGCTTTGGTAAATAGAATAAAACAAATAAATGACGATGAATTTTTAGTTTTGGCTAATTTTAATAGAACAAAAGAATTAGAAAAAATTGAAAAAGAAGAAGAAAAGGAAGATAGTAAAGAAAAAACTTATGACGATTCTAAGGATTATCTTGTTGCAACTGAAATTCCTTTCTGGGGAAATAATATTGGCTTTACAAATGAAGACAGAAGTAGGCTTTATCTTTTTAATAAAAATACTTCTGAATTAATTCCTTTAAGTGATGATATCACTGATATTTATGGTTTAGAAATAAATGAAAATAAAACTAAAGCTGTATTTATAGCAACATCTTATACAGGAAAAATGCCTCTTGTAAATGAAGTTAAAATTTTAGATATTAGTTCTAAAGCAGTAGATATTTTAGCAAAAGACTATTCTTTCGAATATGCTAACTTTATAGATAATGAAAATATTGTAGTTAAAGCTTCAGATATGCAAGAATATGGTTTAAATGAAAATTCAAATATTTATATTATAAATATTAACAATAAGTCATTTGAAAAGATTGTAAATGATAATTTTGATATGTGTATGCATAATTCTGTTGGTACTGATATGAGATTAACTGGCGGAAAAAGTACTTTAGTAAAAGACGGATTTATGTACTTCATAAATACTGAGGTAAATAGTTCATATATTTATAGAATTGACAAAAATGGAAATCTCGAAAGATTAAACGAAAAATCAGGTTCTATAGATTGTATTGACGTTTCTAAAGATGGCAAAATTTATGCCATTGCATTAAAAGACTCTAATTTACAAGATGTTTATGAAATTTCTAGAGAAGAAGAAAATAGAATTTCTTTCCATAATGATACTACTGAATATTCTCTTTCAGAAATTGAAGAAATTACTTTTACTAATGACGGAATTGGTTTTATCGGATATGTTATGAAACCTGTTGACTATGATCCAGAGAAAAAATATCCAGGTGTACTTCATGTTCATGGTGGTCCTAAAACAGTTTTTGGAAAAGTATTCCATCACGAAATGCAATTTTTAGCAAATAATGGCTACTTTGTATTTTTTACAAATCCTAGAGGTTCAGATGGTAGAGGTAAAGAATTTGCTGATATTCGTGGAAAATATGGAGAAATTGACTTTGATGACCTAATGAAATTTACTGATTCTGTAATTAAAAATTACCCTGCACTTGATGAAGAAAGACTTGCAATCATGGGTGGAAGCTATGGTGGTTTTATGACAAATTGGGCTATCGGACATACAAATAGATTTAAAGCTGCTTGTTCACAACGTTCAATTTCAAATATGACTTCTGAATTTTTACTTACAGATATTGGATATTATTTCATAGATGACCAAATCTCTGCAACTCCTTGGAATAATTATGAAAAATTATGGTATCATTCCCCACTTAAATATGCAAATAAGGCACAAACACCAACTCTTTTCATTCATTCAGATGAAGATTATAGATGTTGGATACCAGAAGGAATTCAAATGTTCTCTGCACTAAAATATCATAATATACCTGCGAGACTTGTAATGTTTAAAGGTGAAAATCATGAACTATCAAGAAGTG
- a CDS encoding TetR/AcrR family transcriptional regulator, which translates to MVTKNFEKISEDKKQMIINKGIKIFSEFSFVEAKTDLIVKEAGISKGLLFYYFDNKKNFYLYLLNYAVDLLTQNLECKTYYDFFDNIFSIMDKKCNLIKKYPNETKFLNMASKETSKEVDKEIKDIFSEYHKKSNEKLKKQISNSIKIFNLRKDIDHELVVDALSLYIDAIVIKHLNLYQDNPMDLFDNYDEFKNSISKYLGLMLNGFLNTDCLR; encoded by the coding sequence ATGGTTACTAAAAATTTTGAAAAAATTTCAGAAGATAAAAAACAAATGATAATAAATAAAGGGATAAAAATTTTCTCAGAGTTTTCATTTGTGGAGGCAAAAACTGATTTAATAGTTAAGGAAGCTGGTATTTCTAAGGGTTTATTATTTTACTATTTTGATAATAAAAAGAATTTTTATCTATATCTACTTAATTATGCAGTAGATTTATTGACACAGAATTTAGAATGTAAGACATATTATGATTTTTTCGATAACATTTTTAGTATTATGGATAAAAAATGTAATTTAATAAAAAAATATCCTAATGAAACTAAATTTTTAAATATGGCTTCTAAGGAAACAAGCAAAGAAGTTGACAAAGAAATTAAGGATATTTTTAGTGAATATCACAAAAAATCAAATGAAAAATTAAAAAAACAAATTTCTAATTCTATTAAAATATTTAACTTAAGAAAAGATATTGATCATGAATTAGTTGTGGATGCTTTATCTTTATATATTGATGCGATTGTTATAAAACATCTCAATCTATATCAAGATAATCCAATGGATTTATTCGACAATTATGATGAATTTAAAAATAGTATTAGTAAATATCTAGGTTTAATGCTTAATGGATTTCTTAATACAGATTGTTTAAGATAG
- a CDS encoding alpha/beta hydrolase, with translation MFYKNPYEYLSGKLENKKLINAGFSEKTYDTGTVKLNYVIGPKNGPSLLLIPAQIGMWESYKKVLIPLSKIFQVYSIDIRGHGKSTWTPGYYSWEIVGEDLKMFIKNVIKEKVLISGNSSGGILALWCAVNIPEYVSGIVLEDAPIFSTEMPRFKEQDKFVYNGLKHLVDKIGNIEDRDLADYFRDIETPASDKRIKKIPNWFANCLSKKIKKFQNKYPDKPITVGFPDSLRLLIKSLSMFDPDFARAFVDGRFYDGINHEEAFKKTKCPIMLIHADWKRYENFGLVGAFDEDDAKHAISLAPQIIYKKVSANHVIHAFKPKKFIELLTEFKESI, from the coding sequence ATGTTTTATAAAAATCCTTATGAATACTTATCTGGAAAACTTGAAAATAAAAAGCTAATTAATGCTGGTTTTTCAGAAAAAACTTATGACACAGGTACTGTTAAACTTAACTATGTAATTGGTCCAAAAAACGGACCAAGTTTGTTGCTAATTCCTGCTCAAATAGGAATGTGGGAGAGTTATAAAAAAGTACTAATACCTTTATCTAAAATTTTTCAAGTTTATTCAATAGATATAAGAGGACATGGAAAATCTACTTGGACACCTGGTTATTATTCTTGGGAAATTGTAGGTGAAGACTTAAAAATGTTTATCAAAAATGTAATAAAAGAAAAAGTACTTATAAGCGGAAATTCATCTGGGGGTATTCTTGCCCTATGGTGTGCAGTTAATATTCCTGAATATGTTTCTGGAATTGTTCTCGAGGATGCCCCAATTTTTTCTACGGAGATGCCAAGATTTAAAGAACAAGATAAATTTGTTTACAATGGATTAAAACATCTTGTTGACAAAATTGGAAATATTGAAGACAGAGATTTGGCGGATTATTTTAGAGATATAGAAACACCCGCATCTGATAAGAGAATTAAAAAAATTCCAAACTGGTTTGCTAATTGTTTATCAAAAAAGATAAAAAAATTTCAAAATAAATACCCTGATAAACCCATTACAGTAGGATTCCCAGATAGTTTACGACTACTTATTAAATCATTGTCTATGTTTGATCCCGATTTTGCTAGAGCTTTTGTTGATGGAAGATTTTATGATGGGATTAACCACGAAGAAGCCTTTAAAAAAACAAAATGTCCAATAATGCTTATTCACGCTGACTGGAAAAGATATGAAAATTTTGGACTTGTAGGAGCTTTTGATGAAGATGATGCTAAACATGCAATTTCTTTAGCTCCACAAATTATATATAAAAAAGTTTCTGCTAATCATGTAATTCACGCTTTTAAACCTAAAAAATTTATTGAATTATTAACTGAATTTAAAGAAAGTATATAA
- a CDS encoding GNAT family N-acetyltransferase, with product MLHLEKINRKNIWEILKLKVSKSQKNFVASNDVSIIEAYLTITSNGVVFPFGIYDGDRPVGFLMIGYDVDETWENVPNIAKENYNLWRLMIDETYQQKGFGKEAMKLALDFIKSFPCGKAEYCWLSYEPENKIAKELYHSFGFVENGDMDGDEVIAILKL from the coding sequence ATGCTTCATTTAGAAAAAATAAATAGGAAAAATATATGGGAGATACTTAAATTAAAAGTGTCTAAATCGCAAAAAAATTTTGTAGCATCTAATGACGTAAGTATTATTGAAGCATATTTAACTATTACATCAAATGGTGTTGTTTTTCCGTTTGGAATCTATGATGGCGATAGACCTGTTGGTTTTCTGATGATTGGATATGATGTGGATGAAACTTGGGAAAATGTTCCGAATATAGCAAAGGAAAACTATAATCTGTGGCGTTTGATGATTGATGAGACTTATCAACAAAAAGGCTTTGGAAAAGAAGCTATGAAACTTGCTTTAGATTTTATTAAATCATTTCCTTGTGGTAAAGCGGAGTATTGTTGGCTATCTTATGAACCTGAAAATAAAATTGCTAAAGAGTTGTATCATTCATTTGGTTTTGTAGAAAATGGAGATATGGATGGAGATGAAGTTATTGCAATACTAAAACTTTAA
- a CDS encoding GNAT family N-acetyltransferase, whose translation MEIRRLIDTDVREFYNCLKIIDSETNFMMFEPDERVWNEEKLVKNLKDENNLFLGAIEDDKIVGFLSAERGAFRRIRHIAYIVIGIQKDYQNRKIGTKLFQMLDDWAVKNKIIRLELTVECENVSAIKLYEKMGFSIEGTKKKTMYVNGKYVDEYMMSKIF comes from the coding sequence ATGGAAATTAGAAGATTGATAGATACAGATGTTAGAGAGTTTTATAATTGTCTAAAAATTATTGACAGCGAAACAAATTTTATGATGTTTGAACCTGACGAAAGAGTTTGGAATGAGGAAAAACTTGTAAAAAATTTAAAAGATGAAAATAATTTATTTTTAGGAGCAATAGAGGATGATAAAATAGTAGGCTTTTTATCAGCGGAAAGAGGAGCTTTTAGGAGAATTAGACATATTGCTTATATTGTAATTGGAATACAAAAAGATTACCAAAATAGAAAAATTGGAACAAAACTTTTTCAAATGCTTGATGATTGGGCGGTTAAAAACAAAATTATAAGATTAGAACTTACTGTTGAATGTGAAAATGTGTCGGCAATAAAATTATATGAAAAAATGGGATTTTCTATTGAAGGCACTAAGAAAAAGACAATGTATGTAAATGGAAAATATGTAGATGAGTATATGATGTCAAAAATATTTTAA
- a CDS encoding GNAT family N-acetyltransferase, translated as MVIRFERGLRKENATLLCEWSNERGEAFQEQWMGLKISYPLTYDKIKEMENVFSIFNEDEFLGMIQQIRIEKDNIHIGRIIINPKKQGMGFGKEAIRSFIDLIFKDENIKSISLNVFDSNKNAKNLYTKLGFEIDEVIETPKLKYIMKKYR; from the coding sequence ATGGTTATTAGATTTGAAAGAGGATTAAGAAAAGAAAATGCCACACTATTATGTGAATGGTCAAATGAAAGAGGAGAGGCTTTTCAAGAACAATGGATGGGACTAAAAATTTCATATCCTTTGACTTATGATAAAATTAAAGAAATGGAAAATGTGTTTTCCATATTCAATGAAGATGAATTTTTAGGAATGATTCAGCAAATAAGAATTGAAAAAGATAATATACATATTGGTAGAATTATAATAAATCCTAAAAAGCAAGGAATGGGTTTTGGAAAAGAGGCAATAAGGAGTTTTATAGATTTGATTTTTAAAGATGAAAATATAAAAAGTATTTCTTTAAATGTTTTCGATTCTAATAAAAATGCAAAAAATCTTTATACTAAACTTGGATTTGAAATTGATGAAGTTATTGAAACGCCAAAACTTAAGTATATAATGAAAAAATATAGATAA